One Endozoicomonas gorgoniicola DNA window includes the following coding sequences:
- a CDS encoding DUF5993 family protein — protein MVFFMVGTTFLLLLIALILILNNRLAPAIGMFILSYAVALFWFQHHATGTLPILL, from the coding sequence ATGGTGTTCTTCATGGTTGGCACAACATTTCTGTTGCTACTGATTGCCCTGATTCTGATACTTAACAACCGGCTAGCCCCAGCTATTGGAATGTTCATCCTGTCTTACGCTGTCGCTTTATTCTGGTTTCAACACCATGCGACTGGCACACTGCCCATCTTGCTGTAG
- a CDS encoding disulfide bond formation protein B: MSQPDPLAVSCQWRQLNALGLLILSGILAFALYDQFVYHELPCPLCLLQRIAFTACMFGITLNIFYGPRPWHYGLLLLSAMLGAGIALRQVSLHVIPGTPGYGNPFFGWHFYTWAFICFTAILATVSLALLVPGHFTVSSAFIQFSAQAAWVKCTIVVCFAVICINMVSAFLECGLYACDSNPVHYKLLQNWFK, translated from the coding sequence ATGAGTCAGCCTGATCCACTAGCTGTATCCTGCCAATGGCGTCAACTCAATGCGCTGGGGCTGTTAATTCTGTCCGGCATTCTGGCTTTTGCTCTGTACGACCAGTTTGTCTATCATGAACTGCCCTGTCCTTTGTGTCTGCTCCAGCGAATTGCCTTTACCGCCTGCATGTTCGGCATCACACTTAATATTTTTTATGGCCCAAGACCCTGGCATTACGGCTTATTGTTGCTATCAGCCATGCTGGGCGCCGGCATCGCCCTGCGACAGGTCAGCCTGCACGTCATCCCCGGTACACCGGGTTACGGCAACCCGTTTTTTGGCTGGCATTTTTACACCTGGGCATTCATTTGCTTTACCGCCATTCTTGCCACAGTCTCACTTGCATTACTGGTTCCGGGCCACTTCACTGTATCATCTGCATTTATTCAGTTTTCCGCACAGGCTGCATGGGTAAAATGTACTATCGTCGTCTGTTTTGCAGTCATCTGCATCAACATGGTTTCAGCCTTTCTGGAGTGCGGCCTATATGCCTGTGATAGCAATCCAGTGCATTACAAGCTACTGCAAAACTGGTTCAAATGA
- a CDS encoding response regulator: MMPPSFLDLLQVRQAPSTVFVVDDDDSIRDLLASYLKKNGYNVIAANSGETFLQAFQEWRSAGEDESRVIIVLDIMMPGMDGFDVCRELRTFSKAPVIMLTAVSDEMDRIIGLEMGADDYLGKPFNPRELLARIKAIFRRSEQVAEPKTTGRYAVFNGFCLDKVTRELVSPEGEPVPLTGADYNLLMLFVRNQGKVLSRESIADVTRKRNPAPMDRFIDVNVSRLRQCLGENARAPELIKTVRGQGYILTTEVEWVDKAPA, from the coding sequence ATGATGCCGCCTTCTTTTCTGGACTTGTTACAAGTCCGACAGGCTCCTAGCACGGTATTTGTTGTAGACGACGATGACTCGATTCGTGATCTGCTTGCAAGCTATCTGAAAAAGAACGGTTATAACGTCATTGCCGCCAATAGCGGTGAAACCTTTTTGCAGGCGTTTCAGGAGTGGCGTTCCGCCGGAGAAGATGAGTCTCGCGTGATTATTGTGTTGGATATCATGATGCCGGGTATGGATGGCTTTGATGTCTGTCGTGAACTGCGTACCTTCTCAAAAGCGCCGGTAATAATGCTGACAGCGGTTTCTGATGAGATGGATAGAATCATTGGTCTGGAAATGGGGGCTGACGATTATCTGGGTAAGCCGTTTAATCCTCGTGAACTGCTGGCGCGCATCAAGGCAATTTTCCGCCGCAGTGAGCAGGTGGCAGAACCTAAAACAACGGGCCGCTATGCCGTGTTTAACGGTTTCTGTCTGGATAAGGTGACCCGTGAGCTGGTCTCTCCTGAAGGCGAGCCTGTGCCATTGACGGGGGCTGACTATAACCTGCTGATGTTGTTTGTTCGCAATCAGGGCAAGGTGCTGAGTCGTGAGAGTATCGCTGATGTAACGCGCAAACGAAACCCGGCACCCATGGATCGTTTTATTGATGTGAATGTCAGTCGTTTACGACAGTGCCTGGGTGAAAATGCCCGTGCGCCGGAACTGATCAAAACCGTCAGGGGGCAGGGTTACATCTTAACGACCGAAGTTGAATGGGTTGATAAAGCGCCCGCTTGA